Proteins encoded together in one Myxococcales bacterium window:
- a CDS encoding VTT domain-containing protein produces MPSLEPAEPPTSMTEPVPRAEAEPPAPSPKKKKPWVRLVVLALVLVALFGVGRATGLTDHLSRAEIRGLMERLGVAGFFVFLALFALGELVHVPGIVFVLAALLAYGRLLGGVAAYVGALVSVSIAFVFVRRVGGQSLATVEHPRIRKVLARLDAHPVATVAVLRLFLFLTPALNYVLAMTNVKYRHYLAGSALGLAVPIGVVAVAFEWVLAHVG; encoded by the coding sequence GTGCCCTCCCTCGAACCCGCCGAGCCTCCGACCTCGATGACCGAGCCCGTGCCCCGTGCCGAGGCCGAGCCCCCCGCGCCCTCGCCGAAGAAGAAGAAGCCGTGGGTCCGCCTCGTCGTGCTCGCGCTCGTGCTCGTCGCCCTCTTCGGCGTAGGGCGTGCGACGGGCCTCACCGACCACCTCTCGCGGGCCGAGATCCGAGGGCTCATGGAGCGCCTCGGGGTGGCGGGCTTCTTCGTCTTTCTCGCGCTCTTCGCCCTGGGCGAGCTCGTGCACGTGCCGGGTATCGTGTTCGTGCTCGCGGCGCTCCTCGCGTACGGGAGGCTCTTGGGAGGCGTAGCGGCGTACGTGGGTGCGCTCGTGTCGGTGTCGATCGCGTTCGTCTTCGTGCGGCGTGTCGGAGGGCAGTCGCTCGCGACGGTCGAGCACCCTCGGATCCGCAAGGTCCTCGCGCGGCTCGACGCGCACCCCGTCGCTACCGTCGCCGTCCTCCGGTTGTTCCTCTTCCTCACCCCGGCGCTCAACTACGTGCTCGCCATGACGAACGTGAAATATCGGCACTACCTCGCGGGCTCGGCCCTCGGGCTCGCCGTCCCGATCGGCGTGGTCGCCGTCGCGTTCGAGTGGGTGCTCGCGCACGTCGGGTGA
- a CDS encoding outer membrane beta-barrel protein — protein sequence MAWPTPPAARTPALVEESPYAPRGPQPFAFADFSWAPASYGSNERPLAWGPFTGELRVDTAYHFSFNRPKDNTLSGSSEVFRHNELQLTQLGVGGDFYYKGVHARLMTQFGMYAVTTPRNDASPGRGQWRLDDAYRYISEAYGGYHIDALGGINVQAGIFMSYIGLWSYYNFDNWTYQPSYVSSNTPWFFNGARVQIFPSEKLKLELWLVNGWQSYGKFNDAPGVGLQTRWAPNGDVVFIGNQYVGTDTLGIADRKRIHTDDSVAVKYYQRKGGAFSKAAASLTLDAGCEFGGDVSCGDQYFLGLMAYHRAWFAGDHLGLTVGGGVMTNPGRYLVLLPPVNGATATSGTPYFTAAPGDRYAAWDVQVAADVMPRDWITFRLELNHRAANVPYFSGREGLTPPGGNQGAPGSAVPGWAPDLVKSEDRITAAVMVKL from the coding sequence GTGGCATGGCCGACGCCGCCAGCGGCCCGTACGCCCGCGCTCGTGGAGGAGAGCCCGTACGCGCCGAGAGGTCCGCAGCCCTTCGCGTTCGCGGACTTCTCGTGGGCGCCCGCGAGCTACGGGTCGAACGAGCGGCCCCTCGCGTGGGGCCCTTTCACCGGCGAGCTCCGCGTCGACACCGCTTACCACTTCAGCTTCAACCGGCCCAAGGACAACACCCTCTCGGGCTCGAGTGAGGTCTTCCGCCACAACGAGCTTCAGCTCACGCAGCTCGGCGTTGGCGGGGACTTCTACTACAAAGGCGTACACGCGCGCCTCATGACCCAGTTCGGCATGTACGCCGTGACGACGCCGCGGAACGACGCGAGCCCAGGGCGAGGCCAATGGCGGCTCGACGACGCCTACCGGTACATCTCCGAGGCCTACGGGGGATACCACATCGACGCCCTAGGGGGCATCAACGTCCAAGCCGGTATCTTTATGTCGTACATCGGACTATGGAGCTACTACAACTTCGACAATTGGACGTACCAGCCCTCGTACGTGTCGTCGAACACCCCTTGGTTCTTCAACGGCGCGCGCGTCCAGATCTTCCCGAGCGAGAAGCTGAAGCTCGAGCTGTGGCTCGTCAACGGGTGGCAGTCGTACGGCAAATTCAACGACGCTCCCGGCGTCGGCCTCCAAACGCGCTGGGCGCCGAACGGCGACGTCGTCTTCATTGGCAATCAGTACGTCGGCACGGACACGCTCGGTATCGCCGACCGCAAACGCATCCACACGGACGACAGCGTGGCGGTGAAGTACTACCAGCGCAAGGGTGGGGCCTTCAGCAAGGCCGCGGCGTCGCTCACGCTCGACGCCGGGTGCGAATTCGGCGGCGACGTGAGCTGCGGGGATCAGTACTTCCTCGGGCTCATGGCCTATCACCGCGCGTGGTTCGCGGGGGACCACCTCGGCCTCACCGTGGGTGGGGGCGTCATGACGAACCCTGGGCGGTATCTCGTCCTCTTGCCCCCGGTGAACGGCGCGACGGCCACCTCGGGGACTCCCTACTTTACGGCGGCTCCCGGCGATCGATACGCCGCGTGGGACGTGCAGGTCGCCGCCGACGTGATGCCGCGCGACTGGATCACCTTTCGCCTCGAGCTGAACCACCGCGCAGCCAACGTGCCGTATTTCTCGGGGCGAGAGGGCCTCACCCCGCCGGGCGGCAACCAAGGGGCGCCCGGCTCGGCCGTGCCCGGGTGGGCGCCCGACCTCGTGAAGTCCGAAGATAGAATCACGGCCGCCGTCATGGTCAAGCTCTGA